One part of the Vicia villosa cultivar HV-30 ecotype Madison, WI linkage group LG6, Vvil1.0, whole genome shotgun sequence genome encodes these proteins:
- the LOC131614146 gene encoding uncharacterized protein LOC131614146 codes for MAEQRNGPGRPRTRNVETEPETKNAGVPWVQIMQQVQQHNQMMMQMMQGMQGKQPTAPASTPQVAAGPDFRAFFRMDPPEFLGGLDPVIAHDWLYAMEMIFQAIQCTKEEKVIFVSQKMKGPAGRWWNTESTYFTNRGIPKDWQHFKTAFLEKYYPNSVRALKEREFQSFKQGNMSVSEYAEKFEDMAAYSRQAAYAPDELWKIDQFLMGLNADIVRSVSQMEFTTYAECLRKCYVAENTLKRVQDEREQNKPVRREQGRSGQHLKTRNFPPMKKQVHGDHSTQPPWCGKCNRKHYGDCKTASVKCYKCQEFGHFRKDCPVRDAPERTPGRVYTLDARKAQGNTNLVAGTCYVND; via the coding sequence ATGGCTGAACAACGCAATGGTCCCGGAAGGCCCAGGACGAGGAATGTGGAGACTGAGCCTGAAACCAAGAATGCGGGTGTGCCTTGGGTGCAGATAATGCAGCAGGTGCAACAACATAATCAGatgatgatgcaaatgatgcaaggcatgcaagGGAAACAACCAACCGCTCCTGCTTCTACTCCTCAGGTTGCAGCAGGGCCTGACTTTCGTGCCTTCTTTCGGATGGATCCGCCAGAGTTCTTGGGTGGCTTAGATCCTGTGATTGCGCATGATTGGCTATATGCTATGGAGATGATATTTCAGGCCATTCAGTGCACAAaagaagagaaggtgatctttgTGTCTCAGAAAATGAAGGGACCAGCAGGTAGATGGTGGAATACGGAGTCTACGTATTTCACTAACCGGGGGATTCCAAAGGATTGGCAACATTTCAAGACAGCTTTCTTGGAGAAGTACTACCCCAACAGTGTGCGTGCTTTGAAGGAGCGCGAGTTTCAGTCCTTCAAACAAGGCAACATGTCGGTATCTgaatatgctgagaagtttgaggaCATGGCTGCCTATTCCAGACAAGCAGCTTATGCACCAGATGAGTTGTGGAAGATTGATCAGTTCCTCATGGGGCTGAATGCTGATATTGTGCGTAGTGTGTCTCAAATGGAGTTTACCACCTATGCTGAGTGTTTGAGGAAATGCTATGTTGCTGAGAACACATTGAAGAGAGTCCAAGATGAAAGAGAACAGAATAAGCCGGTTCGTAGGGAACAAGGAAGGTCGGGGCAGCATCTGAAAACTCGCAATTTCCCGCCTATGAAGAAACAAGTTCATGGTGATCATTCTACTCAACCTCCTTGGTGTGGCAAGTGTAACAGGAAGCATTATGGAGATTGTAAGACAGCCTCGGTGAAATGCTACAAGTGTCAAGAGTTCGGTCATTTTAGGAAGGATTGTCCTGTGCGAGATGCTCCCGAAAGGACTCCAGGTCGTGTTTACACCTTGGACGCTAGGAAGGCCCAAGGAAACACTAACCTTGTTGCCGGTACGTGTTATGTTAATGATTAG
- the LOC131614147 gene encoding uncharacterized protein LOC131614147 gives MIISSATDDVVEAREFCKECSITFNGRIFVIDLICLPLKKIDVVLGMDGLSANSVYIGCKEKAIFIPAEETTSTDAIEHLLEGTVNMINYLFAREKSFLLVLTSDSKDKKSVLEIPVVFSVSPYRMSPAELRELKSQLEELLAKHFIRPSVSPWGAPVMLVKKKDGSMHLCIDYRQLNKIDLMSGYHQIRVKSSDVSKTAFRTRYGHYEFLVMPFGVTNAPAVFMDYMNRVIQPYLDQFVVIFIDDILIYSLTIEEHMEHLRIVLSVLREKQLFAKFSKCEFWMSEVKFLGHVVSGGGVAVDPSKVEAVINWERPKNATEVRSFLGLASYYRRFIMGFSKLALPLTRITRKEVSFSWNSKCEKSFQKLKEKLTTAPVLVIPDPNRSYEVLCDASKKGLGGMLMQDGQVVAYASRQLRSHEENYPTHDLELAAIYHPGKANKVADALSRKEIKVAELMMLEFDLMEKFRNLDLQFVWAPTGVLISNLCIENELRERIRQAQWNDVELQAKANLPDLVRTSDGLILFGRRMCVPNNAELRSIVSDRDPKFTSRFWKAFHQEMGTNLNLSTANHPQTDGQTERTIQTIEDMLRACILEIGGSWKDNLPLIEFAYDNGYHASIGMAPHEALFGRKCRSPLCWSEVGEKGILGAEIIQETTEKVKMIRDKMKQAQDRQKSYADKRRRPLEFDVGDHVFLKLRKFVPNSFHPILPNTIEVELDLSFQPKPCRILEYASKSLRSKEIPLVKVLWEESRSDKATWELESEMRELYPHLFCYEEGVSPSDFGSLMKKKWYIGIQAIIGIVGANERKELFYDERLDGFKGMAAVRNLFGWQNAR, from the exons ATGATTATCTCATCGGCTACGGACGATGTAGTAGAAGCTCGAGAATTTTGCAAGGAGTGTTCTATTACCTTCAATGGTCGTATATTCGTGATTGATCTCATTTGTCTACCTCTTAAGAAGATTGATGTAGTACTTGGTATGGACGGGTTGTCGGCTAACTCGGTGTACATCGGTTGTAAAGAGAAGGCTATCTTCATTCCTGCTGAGGAGACTACATCAACCGATGCCATTGAACATCTTCTTGAAGGTACAGTTAACATGATCAATTACCTTTTTGCTCGAGAGAAGTCTTTCCTTTTGGTTCTTACGTCGGATtccaaggacaagaagagtgTATTGGAGATTCCGGTTGTGT TTTCAGTTTCCCCTTATAGGATGTCTCCTGCAGAGCTAAGAGAGTTGAAGAGCCAGTTAGAAGAGTTGTTGGCGAAAcacttcattcgtcctagtgtttctccatggggagctccagttatGTTGGTAAAGAAAAAGGATGGTAGTATGCATTTGTGCATCGACTATCGTCAGCTGAACAAG attgacctCATGTCGGGATATCATCAAATCCGGGTTAAGAGTTCGGATGTATctaagactgcttttaggacgagaTACGGTCATTATGAGTTCTTGGTTATGCCATTCGGGGTAACCAATGCTCCTGCTGTCTTTATGGATTACATGAACCGGGTGATTCAACCATATTTGGATCAGTTCGTGGTgatcttcatagatgacatcttgatctaCTCTCTGACTATTGAAGAGCACATggagcatttgaggattgtgttgtCGGTTCTCAGAGAAAAGCAGTTATTTGCGAAGTTTAGTAAGTGTGAGTTCTGGATGTCCGAAGTTAAGTTTCTTGGACATGTCGTATCTGGCGGCGGCGTAGCTGTAGACCCTTCAAAGGTAGAAGCAGTGATAAATTGGGAACGACCCAAGAATGCAACTGAAGTCCGTAGTTTCCTAGGCTTGGCAAGTTACTATCGAAGGTTCATTATGGGCTTTTCCAAGTTGGCGTTACCTTTGACCAGGATTACAAGGAAGGAGGTTTCGTTTAGTTGGAATTCAAAATGTGagaagagttttcagaaactcaagGAGAAATTAACTACAGCTCCAGTGTTGGTGATCCCAGATCCAAACCGATCTTATGAAGTGTTATgcgatgcttctaagaaaggctTGGGTGGAATGTTGATGCAAGATGGACAGGTTGTAGCTTATGCATCTAgacagttgagatctcatgaagagaattatcctactcatgaccTTGAACTTGCTGCAATT taccatcctggtaaagctaataaGGTAGCAGATGCCTTGAGTAGAAAGGAGATTAAAGTTGCAGAACTGATGATGTTGGAGTTTGACCTTATGGAGAAGTTCAGAAATCTGGATTTACAATTTGTGTGGGCACCAACGGGTGTGCTGATAAGTAACTTGTGTATTGAGAATGAGTTGCGAGAAAGGATCCGTCAAGCACAGTGGAATGATGTAGAATTGCAGGCTAAAGCAAACCTTCCAGATCTCGTTCGTACATCTGATGGATTAATTCTTTTTGGACGGAGGATGTGTGTGCCAAATAACGCAGAGTTAAGGAG cattgtgtcggatagagatccgaagttCACTTCCCGATTTTGGAAAGCTTTTCATCAAGAGATGGGTACAAATCTGAACTTGAGCACTGCTAACCACCCTCAGACAGATGGACAAACAGAAAGGACTATTCAGACCATTGAGGATATGCTAAGGGCATGTATCTTGGAAATTGGTGGAAGTTGGAAAGATAACTTACCTTTGATAGAATTTGCATATGACAACGgttatcatgcgagtatcggtatggccccACATGAAGCCTTGTTTGGGAGGAAGTGCCGATCACCATTGTGTTGGTCTGAAGTTGGCGAGAAGGGAATTCTTGGAGCGGAGATAATTCAAGAAACCACGGAGAAGGTTAAGATGATCCGAGATAAGATGAAACAAGCTCAAGATCgacagaagagttatgcggataaaCGAAGGAGACCGTTGGAGTTTGAtgtaggagatcatgtgttcttgaag ttgcggaagtttgtgCCGAATTCGTTTCATCCTATCCTACCGAATACAATTGAAGTTGAACTAGATCTTTCTTTCCAACCGAAGCCGTGTCGTATTCTGGAGTATGCTAGTAAGTCTTTGAGGAGCAAGGAGATACCTCTTGTCAAGGTGTTGTGGGAAGAGTCGCGTTCTGACAAAGCCACTTGGGAGCTCGAATCAGAGATGCGGGAGTTGTATCCTCACTTattctg